The Pangasianodon hypophthalmus isolate fPanHyp1 chromosome 13, fPanHyp1.pri, whole genome shotgun sequence genome includes a window with the following:
- the foxj1a gene encoding forkhead box protein J1-A yields MLSLSCTDSRPKGSVGLEEEVVSPATKAEDLIESSDFNNSNSDNLDDSLTSLQWLQEFSILSASGRQQVISTNQHQSNLFEKQLSGEAPASPLAGDLASIGMPLTPGKPTATAVPALCTLPSLVAHGHCPDEVDYKTNPHVKPPYSYATLICMAMQASKKSKITLSCIYKWITDNFCYFRHAEPTWQNSIRHNLSLNKCFIKVPRQKDEPGKGGFWKIDPEYAERLLTGAYKKRRMPPVQINPVLKNQLRMISQPVMTTTNVTGVLHVSPESQQLLEEFEEVIGVDQNWDPRLVETNSSDRWSTVKGRKRKQPYSYRAGGAKALCRSSSPLLAMEEPKILGSFKGNFDWDALLNSALNGDLSLNEGGPMSPITQDQDLMVHSIHVSSLEASVSNAESSMLIETQKDSNVDFDEETFLATEFLRSPWTEEEEGNHPDFLCTSTININQLFDLGDSLSDDIDSKIGSLL; encoded by the exons ATGCTGTCATTGAGCTGTACAGATTCGCGGCCCAAGGGCTCAGTGGGGTTGGAGGAGGAAGTAGTCAGTCCTGCTACAAAGGCCGAAGACCTAATCGAGAGCAGTGATTTCAACAACAGCAATTCTGACAACCTGGATGACAGCCTGACCAGTCTGCAGTGGTTGCAAGAGTTCTCTATCCTTAGTGCCAGTGGAAGGCAACAAGTGATTTCTACTAACCAACATCAGAGCAACCTCTTTGAGAAGCAGCTGAGTGGAGAAGCCCCTGCATCTCCTCTAGCAGGTGACCTTGCCTCCATAGGCATGCCACTGACCCCTGGTAAGCCCACAGCAACAGCAGTTCCTGCCCTGTGCACTCTGCCCAGCTTGGTTGCACATGGACACTGCCCAGATGAGGTTGACTACAAGACAAACCCTCATGTCAAGCCACCATACTCATATGCCACCCTCATTTGCATGGCTATGCAGGCAAGCAAGAAAAGCAAAATCACACTCTCctgtatctataaatggatCACTGACAACTTCTGCTACTTCCGCCATGCTGAACCCACCTGGCAG aATTCCATCCGGCACAATCTCTCACTGAATAAATGCTTCATAAAAGTTCCAAGGCAGAAAGACGAGCCAGGAAAGGGTGGTTTCTGGAAGATTGACCCGGAATATGCTGAACGTCTCCTGACTGGGGCTTATAAGAAGCGAAGGATGCCTCCAGTACAGATTAACCCAGTTCTTAAAAATCAACTCAGAATGATTTCACAGCCAGTTATGACAACAACAAATGTCACAGGTGTTCTCCATGTTAGTCCTGAGTCACAGCAGCTCTTAGAAGAATTTGAGGAAGTCATTGGAGTTGACCAGAACTGGGATCCTCGCCTAGTAGAAACCAATTCATCTGATCGCTGGAGCACAGTAAAAGGCCGCAAAAGAAAACAGCCATATAGCTACCGGGCTGGAGGTGCCAAAGCTTTGTGCCGCTCTAGCTCCCCACTGCTGGCCATGGAGGAACCAAAGATTCTGGGATCTTTTAAGGGTAATTTTGACTGGGATGCTTTGCTAAATTCGGCACTGAATGGGGATTTGAGCCTGAATGAGGGCGGTCCTATGAGCCCAATAACACAAGATCAGGACCTCATGGTACATAGCATTCATGTTAGCTCCCTGGAGGCCTCAGTCAGTAATGCAGAGAGTAGCATGCTAATAGAAACACAAAAGGACAGTAATGTAGACTTTGACGAGGAGACATTTTTAGCCACAGAATTTTTACGGAGTCCTTggacagaggaagaagagggGAACCAtcctgattttctttgtacgtCTACTATTAACATCAATCAACTCTTTGATCTGGGAGACTCACTCAGCGATGATATTGACAGTAAAATTGGATCTCTTCTCTGA